The Synechococcus sp. BL107 nucleotide sequence TTGTTGTTCGCTCAAGACCGTTTAATCAACTGTCTTGTTGGGATGATTTTCACGTCCAACCACCATGGTTCCGATGCCTGCATCGGTAAACACTTCCAGTAATAGGGCGTGAGGGACACGTCCATCCACGATGTGGGCGGCTGCCACCCCTTGGGCTAAGGCCCGAATGCAACACTCAGTCTTTGGTGTCATTCCCCCAGCAACCACCTCGTCTTCGATGAGCTGCCGCGCTTCCGACAAGCGGAGTTTGCGAATTAACGATTCAGGATCATCTCGATCCCGCAATATCCCAGGCGTGTCGGTGAGAAGGATCAGTTTTTCTGCTTGTAGCGACGCGGCTAGCTCCCCAGCCACGGTGTCGGCATTGATGTTGTGGGCTCGGCCGTCGCTCGGAGTCGCTGCCACGCTTGAAATGACGGGTACATACCCCTCGTTGAGCAATGGCTCCAGCACATCTGGGTTGATGCGGGCGACATCCCCCACAAGCCCATGGCTGCCATCACCCCATGGGCGGGCTTCCACTAGACCGCCATCGCACCCGCTGAGCCCCACGGCGCGCGCGCCCAGTTGATTTAACCCATTCACGATTTGCTTGTTTACGCGACCCACCAACACCATCTCCACCACATCCATGGTGTCGGCATCCGTGACGCGTAAGCCATCACGGAATTCCGCCGGGATTTCAAGACGTTTAAGCCACTGATTAATTTCCGGTCCACCACCATGCACCACGACTGGTTGAACGCCGACACAAGCGAGAAGAGCGATGTCGCGAAAAACAGCAGCCTGAAGCTCGGCGTGGGCCATGGCAGCACCGCCGTACTTGATCACAATCCGACGTCCTGCGAAGCGCTGGATGTAGGGCAATGCCTCACTCAGCACAGAGACGCGTAGGGCGTCATTTGCGGTATGGCTTAAATCATTCATCAACTAGGTGGCCTGAGCAGGCAACAACAAAAGATCTAATTGGTCGCCACCGAGATCTTTGATTTCAGCCCGCAGACCTTTCGCGAAAAAACGGCCCAATCGCGCCTCGCGTTCGGTCCAGCGGTCAAGGGAAACTGCTCCCAATTGAAAGCGCATGCGAAGGCCATACCCGTCTTGGGTGTTGAGTTCTTCAATCTCCTCAAGTTGAGGGGGATTGTCGTCGTCCCAAAGCTTGAGGGCCTCCAGGGAGGATTCGAGATGTGCTTTTTGCCCGTAGCGCCACCGTGTGACGTCATTGACTAACTTTCCAAGCTCTGGATCGGCTGCCTCCCGCTCACTGCGGAGGGCTTCCACAGGGGTGATCCTCATGGCT carries:
- a CDS encoding DUF2854 domain-containing protein; amino-acid sequence: MKDYFSPGSLITVAGGALTVVGAIAYTTGSANLSLPTIFYGIPILLGGLALKSSELPPAMRITPVEALRSEREAADPELGKLVNDVTRWRYGQKAHLESSLEALKLWDDDNPPQLEEIEELNTQDGYGLRMRFQLGAVSLDRWTEREARLGRFFAKGLRAEIKDLGGDQLDLLLLPAQAT
- the argB gene encoding acetylglutamate kinase yields the protein MNDLSHTANDALRVSVLSEALPYIQRFAGRRIVIKYGGAAMAHAELQAAVFRDIALLACVGVQPVVVHGGGPEINQWLKRLEIPAEFRDGLRVTDADTMDVVEMVLVGRVNKQIVNGLNQLGARAVGLSGCDGGLVEARPWGDGSHGLVGDVARINPDVLEPLLNEGYVPVISSVAATPSDGRAHNINADTVAGELAASLQAEKLILLTDTPGILRDRDDPESLIRKLRLSEARQLIEDEVVAGGMTPKTECCIRALAQGVAAAHIVDGRVPHALLLEVFTDAGIGTMVVGRENHPNKTVD